The Algoriphagus sanaruensis genome window below encodes:
- a CDS encoding TonB-dependent receptor, which yields MKKNKKQFAVKPLLILILIIAFQLLTGFVFAQNGTLRGTILDEKTGEPLFGVSVLVKENSTGAISDFDGKFEIQVAPGTYTLQISYISYSTVEVTSLVVTAGEVTVLNDILMKEEASELETVTVSAAAIKTTEAALLAVKRNAPNVMDGITASTFRQIGDGDAASAVKRVTGVSIEGGKYVYVRGLGDRYTKTVLNGMDIPGLDPDRNTIQMDIFPTNVIDNIMVSKSFSAELPADFTGGVVDIETKDFPEEKTMRLGISGGINPSMHFNSNYISYQGGKTDFLGFDNGTRAIPTGGSSTIPQFGQVVGNPNGAKGQEYQSILSSFNKTLAPTQGTSLMDFGLSFSLGNQIARPKATWGYSAGLTYKNETEFYRNAEYNLFAKPISQGETELDPLESQRGDIGSNNVLLGGMAGIALKTATSKYKLNVLHLQNGETKSGLFDFVNTNLGANFEAKQYNLEYSQRALSSILLSGNHFIGGRDWEINWRLAPTRSTIEDPDVRFTRFRIPNNTISTEVGLPTRIWRSLEEYNVTGKLDLTRNFDLFARDAKLKFGGAYTFKFRDFQIQSFQFPTGDTQFDGNPNNILNQDNLFSAENRNGVRYNPDFIPTNPNEYQGYVTNAAGYASLESNPTEKLKAIMGLRVEKFNQFYTGTNQTGSIKYDLVEMLDDLDFFPTLNLVYAVKENQNLRFSGSRTIARPSFKELSYAEILDPITGRTFIGGLYKETTNGGNEVIWDGNLTSTRINNFDLRWEAFQQRGQMVSLSAFYKTFDRPIEIVQFLADPGSFQARNVGNGTVMGVEVEFRKSLSFLSPSLEKFLWNTNVTVTESQIKMSESEFRSRTLTAREGQEIKDTRDMAGQAPYIINTGISFNDFARGWEAGVFYNVQGATLNYVGFGNRTDTYSVPFHSLNMNVNKSFGADERVRLNFGVQNLLNDKREFVFSSYGAQDQIFSSLAPGVKVSFGASFSF from the coding sequence ATGAAAAAGAACAAAAAACAATTTGCTGTGAAGCCTCTGTTGATTCTTATCCTGATCATTGCATTTCAATTGCTAACAGGATTTGTGTTTGCACAGAACGGCACATTGAGAGGTACTATCCTTGATGAAAAAACAGGAGAACCTCTATTTGGCGTTTCGGTATTAGTTAAAGAAAACTCAACCGGAGCCATCTCAGACTTTGATGGAAAATTTGAAATCCAAGTCGCCCCAGGAACTTACACCCTGCAAATCAGCTACATTTCCTACTCTACTGTAGAAGTTACCAGCTTGGTCGTAACAGCAGGTGAAGTAACTGTATTGAATGACATTTTAATGAAGGAGGAAGCCTCCGAATTGGAAACGGTAACCGTTTCTGCTGCTGCGATTAAAACTACTGAAGCAGCGCTTTTGGCCGTGAAAAGAAATGCCCCTAACGTGATGGACGGAATCACGGCTTCTACTTTCAGACAAATCGGCGATGGTGATGCGGCTTCGGCTGTAAAGCGCGTGACTGGTGTTTCTATTGAAGGTGGAAAGTATGTATATGTAAGAGGTCTAGGTGATCGATATACCAAGACTGTATTAAATGGCATGGATATTCCAGGTTTGGATCCAGATCGGAACACCATCCAAATGGATATCTTCCCAACCAATGTGATCGACAACATTATGGTGTCTAAGTCATTTTCTGCTGAATTACCTGCTGATTTTACGGGTGGTGTAGTAGACATTGAGACTAAGGATTTCCCTGAAGAAAAGACCATGCGTTTGGGTATTTCTGGAGGAATCAACCCATCTATGCATTTCAATAGTAACTACATCTCTTATCAGGGCGGAAAAACAGATTTTTTAGGTTTTGACAACGGAACTAGAGCGATTCCTACTGGAGGAAGCTCAACAATTCCTCAATTTGGTCAAGTAGTGGGTAATCCTAATGGAGCAAAAGGACAAGAGTATCAGTCAATCCTTTCTAGCTTCAATAAAACATTAGCTCCAACTCAAGGAACAAGCCTAATGGACTTTGGCCTTTCTTTCTCACTCGGTAATCAAATTGCAAGACCAAAGGCAACTTGGGGATATAGCGCTGGTTTGACCTACAAAAACGAGACGGAATTTTACAGAAACGCTGAATATAACCTTTTCGCCAAGCCAATCAGCCAAGGCGAAACAGAGCTCGATCCATTGGAAAGCCAAAGAGGTGATATCGGTTCCAATAATGTTCTTCTTGGTGGAATGGCAGGTATCGCTCTTAAGACAGCAACATCTAAGTACAAACTGAATGTATTGCATTTGCAAAATGGAGAAACAAAGTCTGGTTTGTTTGATTTTGTGAACACCAACCTTGGAGCAAACTTCGAAGCAAAGCAATACAACCTTGAATATTCGCAACGAGCGCTTTCAAGCATCTTGCTTTCAGGTAATCATTTCATCGGTGGAAGAGATTGGGAAATCAACTGGAGATTGGCTCCAACCCGATCTACAATCGAAGATCCAGATGTAAGATTTACCAGATTTAGAATCCCGAATAATACCATCTCCACGGAAGTAGGCTTGCCAACTCGTATCTGGAGAAGTTTGGAAGAATACAATGTGACTGGTAAGTTAGACTTGACTAGAAACTTTGACCTATTTGCTAGAGATGCCAAATTGAAATTTGGTGGAGCTTATACGTTCAAGTTTAGAGATTTCCAAATTCAGAGTTTCCAGTTCCCAACTGGTGACACCCAGTTTGATGGAAATCCAAACAACATCTTGAATCAAGACAACCTTTTCTCTGCTGAAAACAGAAATGGTGTTCGTTACAACCCAGACTTTATCCCTACAAATCCAAACGAATATCAGGGATATGTAACCAATGCAGCTGGATATGCTTCTTTGGAATCAAATCCCACAGAAAAATTAAAAGCAATCATGGGCTTGCGTGTAGAAAAATTCAATCAGTTCTACACTGGAACCAACCAAACCGGAAGCATTAAGTATGATTTGGTAGAAATGCTTGATGACCTTGATTTCTTCCCAACATTAAACTTGGTATACGCGGTAAAAGAAAATCAAAATCTGAGATTCTCTGGATCAAGAACCATCGCAAGACCTTCTTTCAAAGAATTGTCTTATGCGGAAATCCTTGACCCGATTACTGGCCGAACATTTATCGGAGGTCTTTACAAAGAAACCACAAACGGTGGCAATGAAGTAATTTGGGACGGAAACTTAACTTCTACCAGAATCAACAACTTTGATTTGAGATGGGAGGCATTCCAGCAAAGAGGTCAAATGGTTTCTTTGAGCGCGTTCTATAAAACCTTCGACCGACCAATCGAAATCGTTCAATTCTTGGCTGACCCAGGATCTTTCCAAGCTAGAAACGTAGGAAATGGTACCGTAATGGGAGTCGAAGTAGAATTCAGAAAGTCTTTGAGTTTCTTAAGTCCTTCTTTGGAAAAATTCCTTTGGAATACCAACGTAACCGTGACTGAATCTCAAATCAAAATGTCTGAATCTGAATTTAGATCTCGTACGCTTACTGCACGTGAAGGTCAGGAAATTAAAGATACCCGAGATATGGCTGGACAAGCTCCATACATTATCAACACCGGAATTTCATTCAATGACTTTGCAAGAGGCTGGGAAGCTGGCGTATTCTACAACGTACAAGGTGCTACTTTGAACTATGTAGGCTTTGGTAACCGTACAGATACATACTCTGTTCCTTTCCATTCCTTGAATATGAACGTAAACAAGTCTTTTGGTGCTGATGAGCGCGTAAGATTGAACTTTGGTGTACAAAACCTTTTGAACGATAAGCGTGAGTTTGTCTTCAGTTCTTACGGAGCACAAGATCAAATCTTCTCAAGCTTAGCACCAGGAGTAAAGGTGAGCTTTGGGGCTTCCTTCTCTTTCTAA
- a CDS encoding DinB family protein has protein sequence MTNALFIQLWKEGRTRFEKLLPQILEKDLSKRLGSSPNSAGFLIRHVAEVELLFAKNVFGLSEVKVSAKTLIAGKDTGEWTDLEELVQLCSLSKELLERAIAGQTNWEEVVVTKEFGSKTRAEALGRITTHTAYHAGQLALILKYGV, from the coding sequence ATGACCAATGCCTTATTCATTCAACTTTGGAAAGAAGGAAGAACTCGGTTTGAGAAATTGCTTCCTCAGATTCTTGAAAAGGACCTCAGCAAACGATTAGGTTCAAGTCCCAATTCAGCGGGATTTTTAATTCGACATGTAGCAGAAGTCGAGTTATTGTTTGCCAAAAATGTCTTTGGTCTTTCGGAGGTAAAGGTTTCCGCTAAAACATTGATTGCCGGTAAGGATACCGGAGAATGGACCGATTTGGAGGAATTGGTTCAGCTTTGTTCCCTGTCTAAAGAACTCTTGGAAAGAGCAATTGCAGGGCAAACCAATTGGGAGGAAGTGGTGGTAACCAAGGAATTTGGGAGTAAAACCAGAGCGGAAGCCTTGGGAAGAATCACCACACATACGGCCTACCACGCTGGGCAATTGGCTTTAATCCTCAAATATGGTGTTTAG
- a CDS encoding cupin domain-containing protein, which produces MSVKSRISELIESLQLKAHPEGGFYSETFRSAHTIRNKENGERNLMTAIFFLLRSEDVSHFHRIQSDELWFWHEGSPLTIHTLGEEGHQMMKLGPVSPSGSSPYFLVPGKTIFGSTVDQSESYSLVSCVVAPGFDFSDFELFQAEDLISLFPDHEEIIRKLT; this is translated from the coding sequence ATGAGTGTGAAATCCCGCATTTCCGAGCTGATAGAATCCCTCCAACTCAAAGCTCATCCTGAGGGTGGATTTTATTCAGAAACTTTCCGTTCTGCACATACCATTCGGAATAAAGAAAATGGGGAAAGAAATTTAATGACCGCCATTTTCTTCTTGCTGCGTTCCGAAGACGTATCTCATTTTCATCGAATCCAAAGTGATGAGCTTTGGTTTTGGCATGAAGGCAGCCCACTAACTATACATACGCTCGGAGAAGAGGGACATCAAATGATGAAATTGGGGCCAGTAAGCCCTTCAGGTAGTTCTCCTTACTTTTTGGTTCCGGGTAAAACAATCTTCGGAAGTACTGTCGACCAATCAGAAAGTTATTCCTTGGTATCCTGCGTGGTAGCTCCGGGATTTGATTTTTCGGATTTTGAATTGTTTCAAGCCGAAGACTTGATTTCACTTTTTCCAGATCACGAGGAAATTATCCGAAAATTAACCTAA
- the wecB gene encoding non-hydrolyzing UDP-N-acetylglucosamine 2-epimerase: protein MAIFTIVAGARPNFMKIAPIIHALQKRILEGADLSYRLVHTGQHYDKKMSGDFFDQLNIPEPHANLGGGGGTQAEQTAAIMVAFERELVENRPNLVIVVGDVTSTLACSIAAKKLNIDVAHVEGGIRSGDLSMPEEINRMVTDSITDHFFTTSEIANANLRNLGVSDERIHFVGNTMIDTLLAQMPNFKKPEGEIFDQLIPQGYFVMTMHRPANVDQEHQLKAMIDAILEGSQGLPIIFPVHPRTAKNLQSLGISAPNLLMCEPLSYLEFNYLVQHAKGVITDSGGITEETSVMNVPCVTLRDNTERAETIQLGTNELVGTDPAKLKPYLEKIMANTWKQYQGIPLWDGNTATRIVSILEKIYCA, encoded by the coding sequence ATGGCCATTTTTACGATTGTCGCAGGTGCTCGTCCAAACTTCATGAAAATCGCACCCATAATCCATGCACTTCAAAAAAGAATTTTAGAAGGTGCTGATCTCAGCTACCGATTGGTTCATACCGGACAACACTATGACAAAAAAATGTCTGGGGACTTTTTTGATCAATTAAATATCCCTGAACCTCATGCCAACCTGGGTGGTGGTGGTGGCACTCAAGCCGAGCAAACGGCAGCGATTATGGTAGCATTTGAACGTGAACTAGTGGAAAACAGACCCAATTTGGTCATTGTGGTAGGAGATGTGACCAGCACCTTGGCATGTTCCATTGCTGCCAAAAAATTGAATATCGATGTAGCCCATGTAGAAGGTGGTATTCGTTCGGGAGATTTGAGCATGCCTGAAGAAATCAACCGAATGGTTACTGATTCGATCACCGATCATTTTTTTACCACTTCCGAAATTGCGAATGCCAACCTCCGAAATTTAGGAGTATCGGATGAACGCATCCACTTTGTAGGCAATACCATGATCGATACTCTTTTGGCACAAATGCCAAATTTCAAAAAACCTGAAGGGGAAATATTCGACCAATTAATCCCTCAGGGCTACTTTGTCATGACCATGCATCGCCCAGCGAATGTAGATCAAGAGCATCAACTCAAAGCGATGATTGACGCTATTTTAGAAGGATCTCAAGGATTGCCGATCATATTTCCTGTGCATCCAAGAACAGCTAAAAACCTTCAATCTCTTGGAATTTCTGCACCTAATCTGCTGATGTGCGAGCCATTAAGCTATCTGGAATTCAACTATTTGGTCCAGCATGCCAAAGGTGTTATTACCGATTCGGGAGGAATAACCGAGGAAACCTCCGTCATGAATGTGCCTTGTGTTACCCTTCGGGACAATACAGAAAGAGCCGAAACGATTCAACTCGGAACCAATGAACTTGTAGGAACAGATCCTGCCAAGCTCAAGCCTTATTTGGAAAAAATCATGGCAAACACTTGGAAACAATACCAAGGAATTCCACTCTGGGATGGTAATACAGCCACACGAATCGTGTCTATTTTGGAAAAAATCTATTGTGCATGA
- a CDS encoding capsule assembly Wzi family protein, producing MRKQLFLVFSGLLLVVQFVYAQTIPVGTPVLDEYLRRLQLTGQIDSSASWMIRPLYPVEAFGVAHGFDLDSSVVQMDSTSLYWYFGKENKGKFLTLPAVYKNQFTSNYAFGGNDGAMIPNRGLQQILSPGVFVSYGKFSLQLQPEILLAQNKDYLGFPIEHQATILFYYEYMNRIDIPERFGLEPYSKIFGGQSSFRFNTEHVSLGVSTENLWWGPSRRNSLILSNNAPGFLHFTANTRKPIQTKLGSFEGQVISGFLKSTNFLPPWPDYTIQQNPVYYPKPENGNRYLSGMIFTYQPKWIPGLFLGYSSVNHLYRDDITDFADVLPVFNGRKKGPTVYDPIQEKRQQFSSGYFRWMSPQGRFEFYGEYGTRDNDRALNDFMTTPESGRAFTFGFAHLLDLKRPGRFLEISSEMTLSGQTIREDIRQLKTWYIHDHVRHGYTHQGQVLGLANGPASNQLFFGMAWVEGLKKLGFQVERIEYNMDFYYYRYEASKDFRNKYVDLVFSLTPEWKFGNVLVGGKFQYVKTLNYKWYLENVPNQYFVPGYDRENIVANLGVTYLF from the coding sequence ATGAGGAAGCAGCTTTTTTTGGTCTTTAGTGGACTTTTATTGGTGGTACAATTTGTCTATGCTCAGACGATTCCTGTAGGGACACCCGTTTTGGATGAGTACCTGAGAAGATTACAACTGACTGGGCAGATTGATTCTTCGGCTTCCTGGATGATCCGACCACTTTATCCGGTGGAGGCGTTTGGAGTTGCCCATGGGTTTGATCTCGATAGTTCAGTGGTTCAAATGGATTCAACTTCATTGTATTGGTACTTTGGAAAGGAGAATAAAGGGAAGTTTTTAACCCTGCCGGCCGTTTACAAAAATCAGTTTACCTCCAATTATGCATTTGGGGGTAATGATGGAGCGATGATTCCCAATCGGGGTCTGCAGCAAATCTTGAGTCCTGGGGTTTTTGTGTCCTATGGGAAGTTTTCACTGCAGTTACAGCCAGAGATTCTGTTGGCCCAAAATAAAGATTACCTAGGTTTTCCCATTGAGCATCAGGCGACTATTTTGTTCTATTATGAATACATGAACCGGATCGATATCCCGGAACGGTTTGGCTTGGAGCCGTATTCTAAAATTTTTGGAGGCCAATCAAGCTTTAGATTTAATACAGAGCATGTTTCCTTAGGAGTCTCAACAGAGAATTTGTGGTGGGGTCCTAGTCGGAGAAATTCACTGATTCTAAGTAATAACGCCCCCGGTTTTCTTCATTTTACAGCGAATACTCGAAAGCCTATCCAAACTAAGTTGGGTTCATTTGAAGGACAGGTGATTTCCGGGTTTTTAAAAAGTACCAACTTCCTTCCTCCTTGGCCAGACTATACGATTCAACAGAATCCCGTCTACTATCCCAAACCTGAAAATGGTAACCGGTATCTGTCTGGAATGATTTTTACCTATCAGCCTAAATGGATTCCGGGTTTGTTTTTGGGCTACAGTTCGGTCAATCATCTCTACCGGGATGATATTACCGACTTCGCAGATGTGCTTCCAGTGTTTAATGGGCGAAAAAAAGGGCCAACAGTCTATGACCCAATCCAGGAAAAACGACAGCAATTCAGTTCAGGATATTTCAGATGGATGAGTCCTCAGGGTCGATTTGAATTTTATGGAGAATATGGCACAAGAGACAATGACCGTGCGCTTAATGATTTTATGACTACTCCTGAGTCAGGACGGGCATTTACCTTTGGATTTGCACATTTACTGGATTTAAAGCGTCCAGGAAGATTCTTGGAAATTAGTTCGGAAATGACTCTATCTGGTCAAACGATACGAGAAGATATTCGTCAGTTGAAGACTTGGTATATTCATGACCATGTCCGTCATGGTTATACTCACCAAGGACAAGTATTGGGTTTGGCCAATGGTCCGGCTTCCAACCAGCTATTTTTTGGAATGGCTTGGGTCGAAGGCTTGAAGAAGCTTGGCTTTCAAGTCGAACGGATTGAATACAACATGGACTTCTACTATTACCGCTATGAGGCGTCCAAGGACTTTAGAAATAAATACGTGGATTTGGTCTTTTCTTTGACCCCAGAGTGGAAGTTTGGAAATGTATTGGTCGGAGGAAAATTTCAATACGTCAAAACACTCAACTACAAGTGGTACCTTGAGAATGTTCCCAACCAGTATTTTGTACCGGGATATGATCGAGAAAATATCGTAGCGAATCTAGGTGTGACGTACCTATTTTAA
- a CDS encoding glycosyltransferase family 2 protein, with product MTRHPKVIGCVPAYQAERFIQKTLEALAAQTYPNFEIWICDDASQDKTSSICRKFCQSDSRFKFFRNDQNLGWWQTSTALWKTAAENSEFCFLNPHDDIPFPEFISKQVELLILHPTAVLVNPGMRNTYWNNQTIDHLTGNLCMSDDPVIRIEQLLRKRQAYWWSAFHGIHRSASIQKILPISRNPFGEKEFSLDLIWLIKAASLGPFVSYPEPLFEKFYQKNSVSNKWKHSMKNRSVLYFSLSRAVGSLPLETGQRLKLYQILLNQIGQSLRRKLTLK from the coding sequence ATGACCCGACATCCTAAGGTAATTGGTTGCGTGCCTGCCTACCAAGCAGAGCGATTTATTCAAAAAACGCTTGAAGCACTTGCAGCTCAAACCTACCCTAATTTTGAAATTTGGATTTGTGATGATGCTTCTCAGGACAAGACATCCTCAATTTGCAGGAAATTTTGCCAATCTGATTCACGATTTAAGTTTTTTAGGAATGATCAAAACTTAGGCTGGTGGCAAACCTCCACCGCACTTTGGAAAACCGCTGCTGAAAACAGCGAGTTTTGTTTTCTCAATCCTCATGATGATATCCCGTTTCCTGAATTTATTTCAAAGCAAGTAGAGCTTCTTATTCTCCACCCAACCGCGGTCCTAGTGAATCCAGGAATGAGGAATACCTATTGGAACAACCAAACCATCGATCATCTCACTGGAAATCTATGTATGTCCGATGATCCTGTAATCCGAATCGAGCAACTTTTAAGGAAGAGACAAGCCTATTGGTGGTCGGCTTTTCACGGAATTCATCGGAGTGCTAGTATCCAAAAAATCTTGCCGATCAGTCGAAATCCATTTGGAGAAAAGGAGTTTTCGCTAGACCTCATATGGCTGATTAAAGCAGCTTCCTTAGGACCTTTCGTCTCTTATCCTGAGCCATTATTTGAAAAATTTTATCAGAAAAACTCGGTATCCAATAAGTGGAAACATTCGATGAAAAATAGGTCAGTGCTTTACTTTTCTCTAAGTCGAGCAGTAGGATCCTTGCCTTTGGAAACTGGACAAAGGTTGAAACTTTATCAAATCCTTTTGAATCAAATTGGCCAAAGCCTCAGGAGAAAATTGACTTTAAAATAG
- a CDS encoding FKBP-type peptidyl-prolyl cis-trans isomerase, translating into MKAEKDKVVAVAYTLKVDDGESGQELFEVVSEENPFYFLFGYQNVLPKFEEAIAGKSAGESFSVFIDFENGYGDYDENKKVIIPKANFKEDGKKNRDLLKIGNVIPMQDDKGNQMRGEVLKVDYLGVHMDFNPPLAGFDLFFEGKVILVREAEQVELEHGHAHGPEGHHHH; encoded by the coding sequence ATGAAAGCAGAAAAAGATAAAGTTGTAGCCGTAGCCTATACGCTTAAAGTGGATGATGGGGAAAGTGGGCAAGAATTATTCGAGGTTGTTTCCGAGGAAAACCCGTTCTATTTCCTCTTTGGCTACCAAAATGTCCTACCCAAATTTGAAGAAGCGATCGCAGGAAAGTCTGCAGGCGAATCATTTTCAGTATTTATAGACTTCGAAAATGGTTACGGAGATTATGATGAGAATAAAAAGGTAATCATCCCTAAGGCAAATTTTAAAGAAGACGGAAAGAAGAACCGAGATCTATTAAAGATCGGAAACGTCATTCCCATGCAGGATGACAAAGGAAATCAAATGCGTGGTGAAGTGTTGAAAGTTGATTATTTGGGTGTGCATATGGATTTTAATCCCCCTTTGGCCGGATTTGATTTGTTTTTTGAAGGAAAGGTAATTCTAGTCCGTGAAGCTGAACAAGTGGAGTTAGAGCATGGTCATGCACATGGCCCGGAGGGACATCATCACCATTGA
- a CDS encoding DUF6252 family protein: MKHSIQLLWRMALVGFFIAFMACSSEDGQDVSGAAEEFTATVAGIGTISASKDFDTISGTKVGAAGINVVVLQGTDNSGKGFMIRMSTYNGPGTYDLGFGNIANTATFIAGASMGEQYSTAYQGTSGKIVVTADDGKRLEGTFEFVGKVNNTSSTHTVTNGSFKVNLQ; the protein is encoded by the coding sequence ATGAAACATTCAATTCAACTTTTATGGAGAATGGCGTTGGTGGGATTTTTCATCGCTTTTATGGCGTGCTCTAGCGAAGACGGACAAGACGTCTCTGGAGCTGCTGAAGAATTCACCGCCACGGTAGCAGGAATAGGGACGATTTCTGCTTCTAAAGACTTTGATACCATCAGTGGAACAAAGGTTGGGGCTGCAGGAATAAATGTAGTTGTCCTTCAGGGTACCGATAATTCGGGGAAAGGATTTATGATTAGAATGTCAACTTACAATGGTCCCGGAACCTATGATTTGGGATTTGGAAATATTGCCAACACGGCGACGTTTATAGCAGGGGCTAGTATGGGAGAGCAGTATTCTACAGCCTATCAAGGAACCTCCGGAAAAATTGTAGTTACTGCAGACGATGGGAAGCGCTTGGAAGGCACGTTTGAGTTTGTCGGAAAAGTCAACAATACTTCCAGCACTCATACGGTGACCAATGGCAGTTTTAAAGTAAATCTACAATAA
- the rlmH gene encoding 23S rRNA (pseudouridine(1915)-N(3))-methyltransferase RlmH: MQIKLITIGKTDHKAIQQLIEEYSSRLAHYIRFEFEIIPDLKNSKSLTEHTQKEKEGELILKKVQASDEVILLDERGKSFSSVEFSEFIQKKMNSGLKQLIFVIGGPYGFSEEVYQRANGKISLSKMTFSHQMIRPFFIEQVYRAFTILRNEPYHHE; this comes from the coding sequence ATGCAAATCAAGCTAATCACCATCGGAAAAACGGATCACAAAGCGATACAGCAATTGATTGAAGAATACTCTTCCCGATTGGCTCATTATATCCGATTTGAATTTGAAATAATTCCAGACCTGAAAAACTCAAAGTCCCTCACAGAGCATACCCAAAAAGAAAAGGAAGGGGAATTGATTTTAAAGAAAGTACAAGCCTCAGATGAGGTGATCCTACTGGACGAGAGGGGAAAATCATTTTCTTCAGTTGAGTTTTCGGAATTCATCCAAAAGAAAATGAATTCCGGGCTCAAGCAATTGATTTTTGTAATTGGTGGTCCCTATGGATTTTCCGAGGAAGTATACCAACGCGCAAATGGGAAAATTTCCCTTTCAAAAATGACGTTTTCGCATCAAATGATTCGGCCATTTTTCATCGAACAAGTGTATCGGGCCTTTACCATTTTGCGAAACGAGCCCTACCATCACGAATAA
- a CDS encoding fasciclin domain-containing protein, whose translation MKNSMRLFLVIAVLFASAFTPKNQPVRPVDADIVDLAVQTEFLSTLVAAVKAGDLVDVLKGEGPFTVFAPTNEAFAKLPAGTLEDLLKPENKAKLVEILTYHVVPGKVMSSDLKDGMKAKTAQGSEVTISLTGGKAMVNNATVTTADIEASNGVVHVIDTVILP comes from the coding sequence ATGAAAAACTCAATGCGTTTGTTTCTGGTGATTGCTGTCCTATTTGCTTCAGCTTTCACCCCCAAAAATCAACCAGTACGTCCAGTGGATGCGGATATTGTGGACTTGGCGGTACAGACAGAATTCTTGTCTACTCTGGTAGCAGCCGTTAAGGCTGGAGATTTGGTAGATGTACTCAAAGGAGAGGGTCCCTTTACCGTTTTTGCTCCAACCAATGAGGCTTTTGCCAAATTACCCGCAGGTACTTTAGAAGATTTGCTGAAGCCTGAGAATAAAGCCAAGTTGGTGGAGATTTTGACTTATCATGTCGTTCCTGGGAAAGTGATGTCCTCTGATTTAAAAGACGGAATGAAGGCGAAAACTGCTCAAGGCAGTGAAGTCACCATTTCTCTAACAGGAGGAAAGGCTATGGTCAATAATGCAACAGTCACTACTGCAGATATTGAGGCTAGTAATGGAGTAGTTCACGTGATCGATACCGTAATTCTTCCTTAA
- a CDS encoding YcxB family protein — MIIKTKKYQLETGTYIKMSLVSILKEQWWVILIALAICAGYFWIASIWWFIGALIAYGLYVLFWAIQFTGVTQMEQNKPIFSKMSYEIDSRQILMKINAREGMPVQWNMIKKVEVTKDAFVLFLSKAQFIHLPFKIFNTENEKKFLEAILRRKELIK, encoded by the coding sequence ATGATTATTAAAACCAAAAAATACCAGCTAGAAACAGGGACTTATATCAAAATGTCCTTGGTATCAATCCTCAAAGAACAATGGTGGGTGATTTTGATTGCTCTAGCCATTTGTGCTGGATACTTCTGGATCGCATCCATCTGGTGGTTTATAGGTGCTCTCATTGCCTATGGATTATATGTCCTTTTTTGGGCGATCCAATTTACCGGAGTGACCCAAATGGAACAAAACAAGCCGATCTTCTCGAAGATGTCCTATGAAATCGATAGCCGTCAGATTTTGATGAAAATCAATGCAAGGGAAGGGATGCCTGTGCAGTGGAACATGATCAAAAAAGTTGAAGTCACCAAAGACGCTTTTGTTCTATTCTTGTCCAAAGCCCAGTTTATCCATCTTCCATTTAAAATTTTTAATACTGAAAACGAGAAAAAGTTTTTGGAAGCCATCCTCAGACGAAAAGAACTGATCAAATAA
- a CDS encoding Fur family transcriptional regulator, translated as MNNPYVILQSHKLRITDCRLEIIQEFLEKNIALSHSDLEEKLRQQFDRVTIYRTLKTFLEKDLIHKVLDDSGATKYALCSHGEDNHDHSHEHVHFKCEICGETTCLEDISLPQIRLPKGFEKKEMNLLVQGICEKCH; from the coding sequence ATGAACAATCCCTACGTCATATTGCAATCCCACAAACTCCGAATTACTGATTGCCGATTGGAGATCATTCAGGAGTTTCTGGAAAAAAATATTGCACTATCGCATTCAGACTTGGAAGAGAAACTCCGGCAGCAGTTTGACCGGGTGACTATTTATCGTACCCTAAAGACTTTTTTAGAAAAAGATCTTATCCATAAAGTGCTGGATGATAGCGGCGCCACGAAATATGCCCTGTGCTCGCACGGTGAGGATAACCATGACCACAGCCATGAACATGTGCATTTCAAATGCGAAATCTGTGGAGAAACAACCTGTTTGGAAGATATTTCTTTACCTCAGATCAGGCTTCCAAAAGGCTTTGAAAAAAAGGAAATGAATTTACTTGTGCAGGGGATTTGTGAAAAATGCCATTAA